From a region of the Hemibagrus wyckioides isolate EC202008001 linkage group LG14, SWU_Hwy_1.0, whole genome shotgun sequence genome:
- the neo1b gene encoding neogenin isoform X8, protein MRLIKLPNSALVISNASVADTGAYRCIIEGLGAAKTSQDAQLELLPDSAVDERMEVLMGPSAVSKPVGGTVLLPCVVKGVPLPVIRWTWNSKVIDESDERFAVIGGGSLQIVNLTEDDAGTYSCQADNGNETIETQAELNVQVPPRFIKKPSNMYAHEAMDIIFECDVVGSPAPTVKWVKNGDAVIPSDYFKIVNQHDLQVLGLVKSDEGFYQCVAENEVGNTQASAQLIILDLNVALPTSPVPSLTSATTDHVDSGERSDSVPSPPRDLVASLVSTRFIKLTWRLPVEPHGDNLTYSVFYSLDGSSRERVENTTAPGELQVTIDNLVPDTKYTFRVVASNRNGLGESSAPLTVATQPEVQVPGPAPKLQAVSITPTTVTLTWERPLTGNGDIQTYKLYYTEKGKDVEQDIDVVSLSYTMMGLKKFTEYSFRVVAYNKHGPGVSTDDLTVHTLSDVPGAAPQNVSLEVQNSRSILVRWQPPPPGTQNGELTGYKIRYRKAGRKGDAAEIVTNQLFQLIDGLERGTEYSFRLSAITVNGSGPATEWISVETFENDLDESQVPGVPSSLHVRPLVNSIVVSWTPPENQDIVVRGYSIGYGIGSPHSQTIKVDYKQRYYSIENLDPSSHYVITLKAFNNMGEGIPVYESAITRPQSGPIEPDIDLFKMYHHTPHTPAPEPSPMLPPVGVQASVISHDAVKVSWADNSLSKNQKITDSRYYTVRWKTNIPANTKYKVANTTTLTYTVTNLKPNTLYEFSVMVTKGRRSSTWSMTAHGTTLETLPTSAPKDVTVVSKEGRPRTININWQPPSEANGKITGYIIYYSTDANAEVHDWVVEPVMGNRLTHQIQELTLDTMYYFKIQARNSKGMGPLSDTVHFRTPKAEPSDKMSSDQVGLPGKPGGRSPLPDHGFGSSLDKPGITGSQENHILVIIIIVSVGAFTIITVVVGAVLCTRHSNSHQKKKRAASKSSNASHKYKSTSKDLKPPDLWIHHERLEMKSIDKSPEPNVVMTETPIPRSTHEPSSGDAAHQRQNTYRGHEVEESVSTLAGRRGVRPKIMMPFDSQPPQPVISAHPIHSLDHLHHHHHHHFHPPPRGYLHHQISLRAPATPSSSGSYLDRPSSSESIRTQLPAPELPVASSTADLQHTEVLIKEDESHCYKPPTAHVHPTHPMKSFTVPTVTVSTHSTPSSALPCTVLMPPPVPGVKTACIGTLSRARAPVAVTVPSAPDQSETSKMLPQKESAYRTDELSEEMAHLEGLMKDLNAITTA, encoded by the exons TGATGAAAGGTTTGCTGTGATTGGTGGAGGCAGCCTGCAGATTGTCAATCTGACTGAGGATGATGCTGGTACCTACAGCTGCCAGGCAGACAACGGCAATGAGACCATCGAAACCCAAGCAGAGCTTAATGTGCAAG TTCCACCTCGGTTTATAAAGAAGCCCTCGAACATGTATGCTCACGAGGCCATGGATATTATCTTTGAGTGCGATGTTGTGGGTTCCCCAGCCCCAACGGTGAAGTGGGTGAAGAACGGAGATGCAGTGATCCCTAGCGACTACTTTAAAATAGTG AATCAGCATGATTTGCAGGTGCTGGGATTGGTGAAGTCTGACGAGGgtttttatcagtgtgtggCTGAGAACGAGGTCGGCAACACCCAGGCCAGCGCCCAGCTCATCATCCTGGACCTGA ACGTTGCCCTCCCCACATCTCCTGTCCCCTCACTGACCAGTGCCACTACTGACCATGTAGACTCCGGGGAGCGTTCAGACTCCGTCCCATCGCCACCGCGTGACCTTGTGGCTTCGCTCGTGTCTACTcgcttcatcaaactcacttgGAGGCTTCCGGTTGAGCCGCACGGAGACAACCTCACCTACTCTGTCTTCTACAGCCTCGATGGATCCAGTAG GGAGCGGGTTGAGAACACCACAGCTCCAGGAGAACTGCAGGTCACCATCGACAACCTCGTCCCTGACACTAAGTACACATTCAGGGTGGTGGCGTCCAACAGAAATGGCCTGGGTGAAAGCTCTGCTCCTCTTACAGTGGCCACCCAGCCTGAAG TGCAAGTACCAGGACCTGCCCCCAAACTGCAGGCTGTGTCCATCACACCCACTACTGTCACTTTGACCTGGGAGAGACCGCTCACAGGGAACGGGGATATCCAGACCTACAAACTCTACTACACCGAGAAAGGAAAGGACGTGGAACAG gACATAGATGTTGTCAGTTTGTCTTACACAATGATGGGACTGAAGAAGTTCACAGAATACAGTTTCAGAGTCGTGGCTTACAACAAGCATGGACCTGGAGTGTCTACTGACGACCTGACGGTCCACACCCTTTCTGATG TTCCAGGCGCCGCACCTCAAAACGTCTCTCTTGAAGTGCAGAACTCGAGG AGCATTTTGGTACGATGGCAGCCTCCTCCTCCCGGCACGCAGAATGGGGAGCTGACAGGTTATAAGATCCGCTACAGGAAAGCTGGGAGGAAAGGAGATGCAGCTGAGATCGTGACTAATCAACTCTTTCAGCTTATTGATG GTTTAGAACGAGGAACCGAGTACTCCTTCCGGCTGTCAGCCATCACAGTGAACGGCAGCGGCCCGGCAACCGAGTGGATCTCTGTCGAGACCTTCGAGAACGACTTGGACG AGTCTCAGGTACCTGGAGTGCCCAGTTCGCTACACGTGCGTCCTTTGGTGAATAGCATCGTGGTGAGTTGGACACCTCCAGAAAACCAGGATATTGTCGTGAGAGGCTACAGCATTGGCTATGGGATCGGCAGTCCTCACTCACAGACCATTAAAGTGGACTACAAACAGCGCTACTACAGCATTGAAAACCTGG ACCCAAGCTCTCACTATGTGATCACACTGAAGGCCTTCAACAACATGGGTGAGGGAATACCTGTGTACGAGAGCGCCATCACCAGGCCTCAGTCAG GTCCCATAGAGCCagatattgatttatttaaaatgtaccaTCATACCCCTCACACCCCAGCACCCGAGCCTTCCCCCATGCTTCCCCCAGTGGGCGTGCAGGCCTCTGTCATCAGCCATGATGCCGTCAAAGTCTCCTGGGCCGATAACTCGCTGTCCAAGAACCAGAAGATCACCGACTCCAGATATTACACAGTTCGCTGGAAAACCAACATCCCAGCCAACACCAAGTATAAG GTTGCCAACACCACCACTTTAACATACACAGTAACAAACCTGAAGCCCAACACGCTGTACGAGTTCTCGGTCATGGTGACCAAGGGGCGGCGCAGCAGCACGTGGAGTATGACGGCTCACGGCACCACCTTGGAGACAC TTCCTACATCTGCACCTAAAGACGTCACGGTGGTGAGTAAAGAAGGTCGTCCACGCACCATTAACATCAACTGGCAGCCGCCATCAGAAGCCAACGGCAAAATCACAG GCTACATCATTTACTACAGTACGGATGCGAACGCTGAGGTACACGACTGGGTTGTAGAGCCGGTGATGGGGAACAGACTGACCCACCAGATCCAGGAGCTCACGCTAGACACCATGTATTACTTTAAGATCCAGGCGCGCAACTCGAAAGGCATGGGGCCGCTCTCGGACACAGTGCACTTCCGCACACCAAAAG CTGAGCCCTCAGACAAAATGTCAAGTGATCAAG TAGGTTTACCAGGGAAGCCAGGTGGACGTTCTCCCTTGCCAGATCATGGGTTTGGGTCCTCCTTAG ATAAGCCAGGAATCACAGGCAGTCAGGAGAATCATATCCTagtgatcatcatcatcgtttCTGTGGGAGcgttcaccatcatcactgtggTAGTGGGTGCAGTCCTGTGTACACGCCACTCCAACTCCCATCAGAAAAA GAAGCGTGCTGCCAGTAAGTCTAGTAATGCCTCTCACAAGTACAAAAGCACCTCTAAAGACCTGAAGCCTCCGGACTTGTGGATCCATCACGAGCGGCTGGAGATGAAGTCGATAGACAAATCACCTGAGCCTAACGTGGTGATGACGGAGACGCCCATCCCCCGCAGCACACACGAGCCCTCCAGCGGCGACGCTGCACACCAAAGACAAAACACCTACCGAG GTCATGAGGTTGAGGAGAGCGTGTCTACACTAGCAGGAAGAAGAGGAGTGCGACCCAAAATAATGATGCCCTTCGACTCACAGCCTCCACAAC CTGTTATTAGCGCACATCCCATCCACTCTCTCgaccaccttcatcatcaccatcatcatcactttcaCCCTCCACCGCGTGGTTACCTCCATCACCAGATCAGTCTGAGGGCTCCTGCTACGCCCTCGTCCTCTGGCTCTTATTTAGACAGACCTTCTTCTTCAG aatCTATAAGGACTCAGCTGCCTGCCCCTGAGCTGCCGGTGGCCTCCAGCACAGCTGACCTGCAGCACACAGAGGTTCTGATTAAAGAGGACGAGTCACACTGCTATAAACCTCCCACAGCCCATGtccaccccacacaccccatgAAGAGCTTCACCGTCCCCACTGTCACTGTGTCCACTCACAGCACACCCAGCTCTGCCCTGCCCTGCACCGTGCTCATGCCCCCACCAG TTCCCGGTGTAAAGACGGCATGTATCGGCACCCTGAGCAGAGCTCGCGCCCCTGTGGCCGTCACCGTGCCCAGtgctcctgaccaatcagaaaccagCAAGATGCTGCCACAGAAAGAGTCT gcCTACAGGACAGATGAGCTGTCAGAAGAAATGGCACATCTGGAGGGCTTGATGAAAGACCTGAACGCCATCACGACGGCCTGA
- the scamp2 gene encoding secretory carrier-associated membrane protein 2, whose amino-acid sequence MSGFDNSNAFDNTADVNPFQDPSVTQVTHSGVDHMQQFQPYPDNNSGELTGTTIPASTVPSQPAVLQPSVEPSPQAAAAAGQANLLRQQEELERKAAELERREQELQSRERITGKENNWPPLPRFFPIKPCFYQDFSEEIPEQHRRLCKMMYYLWMLYCVTLFLNVLACLAYFTAEAANGVDFGLSILWFILFTPCSFLCWFRPIYKAFKSDSSFSFFTFFFIFFAQIAVIIIQCVGIPHWGNSGWISSFTMVNNHLAVSAVMFVVAAFFTVCAVLSVILLKMVHSHYRHTGASFQKAQQEFSQGVLTNRTFQTAAANAATSAAQSSFQRN is encoded by the exons ATGTCAGGTTTCGACAACAGTAACGCGTTCGACAACACAGCAGACGTCAATCCTTTTCAG GATCCTTCTGTCACACAAGTGACCCATTCTGGAGTGGATCATATGCAGCAATTCCAACCTTACCCTGACAATAACTCT GGAGAACTGACGGGCACCACTATCCCAGCCTCTACTGTCCCGTCCCAGCCTGCTGTGCTGCAGCCCTCGGTGGAGCCGAGCCCTCAG GCAGCCGCAGCCGCAGGGCAGGCCAATCTGCTGAGACAGCAGGAGGAGCTGGAGAGGAAAGCAGCCGAGCTCGAGCGCAGAGAACAGGAGCtgcagagcagagagaggaTTACAG GCAAAGAGAACAACTGGCCTCCATTACCTAGATTCTTTCCAATAAAGCCATGCTTCTACCAGGACTTCTCAGAGGAAATTCCAGAGCAACACAGGCGGCTGTGTAAAATGATGTATTACCTGTGGATGC tGTATTGTGTGACATTGTTTCTGAACGTTCTGGCGTGTTTGGCTTACTTCACCGCTGAAGCTGCTAACGGAGTGGATTTTGGCCTCTCCATTCTGTGGTTCATCCTCTTCACCCCCTGCTCCTTCCTCTGCTGGTTCCGGCCCATCTACAAGGCTTTCAA gtCCGACAGCTCCTTCAGTTTCTTTACcttcttctttatcttctttgCCCAAATTGCTGTGATTATCATTCAGTGTGTCGGTATTCCTCATTGGGGCAACAG CGGTTGGATTTCGTCCTTCACCATGGTCAACAACCACCTGGCTGTGAGCGCAGTGATGTTCGTGGTTGCGGCTTTCTTCACCGTGTGCGCCGTGCTATCGGTCATCCTTCTTAAAATG GTTCACTCTCATTACCGCCACACCGGTGCCAGCTTCCAGAAAGCGCAGCAGGAGTTTTCTCAGGGTGTCCTCACCAACCGCACGTTCCAGACGGCGGCAGCCAACGCAGCCACCTCAGCAGCCCAGAGTTCCTTCCAGAGGAACTAA